A stretch of the Mesorhizobium huakuii genome encodes the following:
- a CDS encoding hydantoinase/oxoprolinase family protein: MTSRTDDIRLGADIGGTFTDIALDLRGTLFSTKVLTNYAAPEQAILDGIAVVTRDAGISPAEIGIIIHGTTLATNALIERRGAKTALVTTEGFRDVIEMRTENRFEQYDLNLQLPTPLIPREHRFTVKGRIGAEGQELQPLDEAALEEIAGRIAAGGFGSVAIGFIHAYTNPAHERRAREILSRKLSIPISISAEVSPQMREFERFNTVCANAYVRPQMADYLARFQTRLKEMGADCPVFMIHSGGGLISVETASEFPVRLVESGPAGGAIFAADIARRFGLEKVVSYDMGGTTAKICLIEDFAPRTARTFEVARTYRFCKGSGMPISIPVIEMIEIGAGGGSIAWVDAMGRIQTGPESAGSEPGPACYGRGGTRPAITDADLVLGKLDPDNFAGGAIRLNTAASEQAILRDVGERLSLDAMSTAFGICEVVDENMANAARVHAVENGKNISDNLMIAFGGAAPLHAARLCEKLGIERCIVPKGAGVGSAIGFLKAPFGYEALASKLTRLSRFKPAEVNALLGDLRASAESFVRSGASGSITCEITAFMRYAGQGWEIPVLLPDKPFGDDAITGLKELFEANYQRFFGRAIEGLDGLEIEIVTWSVKATDIRPDVARHELTAGTRTSQPPTTRAVFDPASGEPQTYGIVEREALCAGDRVAGPVVIVERETSTVVTTSFDAVIQSDGAILLIRKGSQS; encoded by the coding sequence ATGACCTCCCGAACCGACGACATCCGTCTTGGCGCTGACATAGGCGGCACGTTCACAGACATCGCCCTCGATCTCCGGGGAACGCTGTTCTCGACCAAGGTGCTGACCAACTATGCGGCGCCAGAGCAGGCGATCCTCGACGGCATCGCCGTCGTCACGCGCGATGCCGGCATTTCGCCTGCCGAGATCGGCATCATCATCCACGGCACGACGCTCGCCACCAACGCCCTGATCGAACGCCGTGGCGCCAAGACCGCGCTGGTCACCACCGAAGGCTTCCGCGACGTGATCGAGATGCGGACCGAAAACCGCTTCGAACAATATGATCTGAACCTGCAGCTGCCGACGCCGCTCATCCCGCGCGAGCATCGCTTCACGGTGAAGGGCCGGATCGGCGCCGAAGGGCAGGAACTGCAGCCGCTCGATGAAGCCGCGCTGGAGGAGATTGCCGGACGGATCGCGGCCGGCGGCTTCGGTTCGGTGGCGATCGGCTTCATCCACGCCTACACAAATCCGGCGCATGAACGCCGCGCGCGCGAAATTCTGTCCCGCAAGCTCAGCATCCCGATTTCGATCAGCGCCGAAGTGTCGCCGCAGATGCGCGAATTCGAACGCTTCAACACGGTCTGCGCCAACGCCTATGTGCGGCCGCAAATGGCCGACTATCTCGCCCGCTTCCAGACACGGCTGAAGGAGATGGGCGCCGACTGCCCGGTCTTCATGATCCATTCGGGCGGCGGCCTGATCTCGGTGGAGACAGCTTCTGAGTTTCCCGTGCGCCTGGTCGAATCCGGCCCGGCCGGCGGCGCCATCTTCGCCGCCGATATCGCCAGGCGCTTCGGCCTGGAAAAGGTCGTCTCCTACGACATGGGCGGCACCACCGCGAAGATCTGCCTGATCGAGGACTTTGCGCCGCGCACGGCCAGAACCTTCGAGGTGGCGCGCACCTACCGCTTCTGCAAGGGCTCGGGCATGCCGATCTCTATTCCGGTCATCGAGATGATCGAGATCGGTGCCGGCGGCGGCTCGATCGCCTGGGTCGACGCCATGGGTCGCATCCAGACCGGGCCGGAAAGTGCAGGCTCGGAGCCGGGGCCTGCCTGCTACGGCCGCGGCGGCACGCGCCCGGCGATCACCGACGCTGACCTCGTGCTCGGCAAGCTCGATCCCGACAATTTTGCCGGCGGCGCGATCCGGCTCAACACGGCGGCGTCGGAACAGGCCATCCTGCGCGATGTCGGCGAGCGCCTGTCGCTCGATGCCATGTCGACGGCCTTCGGCATCTGCGAGGTGGTGGACGAGAACATGGCCAATGCCGCCCGCGTCCACGCGGTCGAGAACGGCAAGAACATCTCCGACAATCTGATGATCGCCTTTGGCGGCGCTGCCCCGCTTCACGCGGCAAGGCTGTGCGAAAAACTCGGCATCGAACGCTGTATCGTCCCCAAGGGCGCCGGCGTCGGGTCGGCGATCGGCTTCCTCAAGGCGCCATTCGGTTACGAGGCGCTGGCGTCGAAGCTGACCCGCCTGTCGCGGTTCAAGCCGGCCGAGGTCAACGCCTTGCTCGGCGACCTCAGAGCATCAGCCGAAAGCTTCGTGCGCAGCGGCGCCAGCGGCAGCATCACCTGCGAGATCACCGCCTTCATGCGTTATGCCGGCCAGGGCTGGGAAATCCCGGTGCTGCTGCCGGACAAGCCGTTCGGCGACGATGCCATCACCGGGCTCAAGGAGCTGTTCGAGGCGAACTACCAGCGCTTCTTCGGCCGCGCCATAGAAGGGCTCGACGGGTTGGAGATCGAGATCGTCACCTGGTCGGTCAAGGCGACGGATATAAGGCCCGATGTTGCCAGGCACGAACTGACGGCCGGCACCCGAACCAGCCAGCCGCCCACGACCCGCGCAGTGTTCGATCCGGCAAGCGGCGAGC
- a CDS encoding FAD-binding oxidoreductase, with protein sequence MTDPTAALRQILGPKGWLSGADAAPYQRDWLNRYGVAPLGVARPATTVEVAAVVKACREAGLAVVPQGGNTGLCGGAVAEQPNAVIVSLSRMAAIGEPDLDSGSIVVEAGVVLAALHEALEPHGLMFPMHLGAEGSAGIGGLIGTNAGGSQGFRYGMMQDLVLGLEVVTPDGTVWDGLRAVQKDNAGYQLRKLFCGAEGTLGIVTRAVLRLYPTPRQQASALLVISDFAAAVSFGAYLRGEAGEFLTGVEFFSDVGLELALKHLPDLAYQLETRGDVYLLVELASGSSRVPLDEILNSALEWGMEQGLVLDGALATSGAHRAQFWRLREEQPEGQRLEGEQLKHDISVPPGAIGRFVEAGAKICHEILPGVRINPFGHLGDGNIHYNLSPPEGRGDFDGKAGQFAEALSALATQMGGSFAAEHGLGRAKIALAERNRGLVERELMARLKSAFDPLGTMNPGVLVRSPQ encoded by the coding sequence ATGACTGACCCCACAGCCGCGCTGCGCCAGATCCTCGGACCGAAAGGCTGGCTTTCGGGCGCCGATGCCGCGCCCTACCAGCGCGATTGGCTCAACCGCTATGGCGTCGCGCCGCTGGGCGTTGCACGCCCCGCGACAACCGTTGAAGTGGCCGCGGTCGTCAAGGCGTGCCGCGAGGCTGGGCTGGCGGTGGTGCCGCAAGGTGGCAATACCGGGCTTTGCGGCGGTGCCGTCGCGGAGCAGCCGAACGCGGTGATCGTCTCGCTGTCGCGCATGGCGGCGATCGGCGAACCCGATCTCGACAGCGGCTCGATCGTCGTCGAAGCGGGCGTCGTGCTTGCCGCGCTGCACGAGGCGCTGGAGCCGCATGGCCTGATGTTTCCCATGCATCTCGGCGCGGAAGGCAGCGCTGGGATCGGCGGCTTGATCGGAACCAATGCCGGCGGCAGCCAGGGGTTTCGCTATGGCATGATGCAGGACCTCGTGCTCGGCCTCGAAGTGGTGACACCGGACGGCACCGTGTGGGACGGACTGCGCGCGGTGCAGAAGGACAATGCGGGCTATCAGCTGCGCAAGCTGTTCTGCGGCGCGGAAGGAACGCTCGGCATCGTGACGCGCGCGGTGCTGCGGCTCTATCCGACGCCAAGGCAGCAGGCGAGCGCACTTCTCGTCATATCCGACTTTGCCGCTGCCGTTTCGTTCGGCGCCTACCTGCGCGGCGAGGCAGGGGAATTTCTGACCGGCGTCGAATTCTTCAGCGATGTCGGGCTGGAACTGGCGCTCAAGCACTTGCCCGATCTCGCCTATCAGTTGGAGACGCGGGGCGATGTCTACCTGCTCGTCGAACTGGCTTCCGGCTCTAGCCGCGTTCCGCTGGACGAGATCCTGAATTCGGCGTTGGAATGGGGAATGGAGCAAGGCCTGGTGCTGGATGGCGCGCTGGCGACGTCGGGCGCGCATCGGGCGCAGTTCTGGCGGCTGCGCGAGGAACAGCCGGAGGGGCAGCGTCTGGAAGGCGAACAGCTCAAGCACGACATCTCCGTGCCGCCGGGCGCGATCGGGCGCTTCGTCGAGGCCGGTGCAAAAATCTGCCATGAGATTCTGCCCGGCGTGCGGATCAACCCGTTCGGGCATCTCGGCGACGGCAACATCCACTACAATCTGTCGCCGCCGGAAGGCCGTGGCGATTTCGACGGCAAGGCCGGGCAGTTTGCCGAGGCACTGTCGGCGCTTGCCACGCAAATGGGCGGCAGCTTCGCGGCCGAGCATGGATTGGGCCGTGCCAAGATCGCCCTGGCCGAGCGCAATCGCGGTTTGGTGGAGCGGGAACTCATGGCGCGGCTGAAGAGCGCGTTCGATCCGCTGGGCACGATGAATCCCGGTGTTCTGGTGCGTTCGCCACAGTAA
- a CDS encoding amino acid ABC transporter ATP-binding protein — protein sequence MISGKSTQPAGPALRIENLDKYYGTFHALRKVNLSVERGEKIVVCGPSGSGKSTMIRCINRLEQHNAGRITVLGTELNDDVGNIDEIRREVGMVFQHFNLFPHMTVLENCMLSPMIVRRKPRADAEATARRYLEKVRIPEQAMKFPGQLSGGQQQRVAIARALCMQPQIMLFDEPTSALDPEMISEVLDVMVTLASEGMTMICVTHEMGFARRVADRVVFMDGGEIVEEAPPEEFFTASRNERTRQFLSQVLGH from the coding sequence ATGATTTCAGGCAAATCGACGCAACCGGCCGGACCCGCGCTCCGCATCGAAAATCTCGACAAATATTACGGGACGTTCCACGCGTTGAGAAAGGTGAACCTGTCCGTGGAGCGCGGCGAAAAGATCGTCGTCTGCGGTCCATCGGGCTCGGGCAAGTCGACCATGATCCGCTGCATCAATCGCCTCGAACAACATAACGCAGGTCGTATCACTGTGCTCGGCACAGAGCTCAACGACGATGTCGGCAACATCGACGAGATCAGGCGGGAGGTCGGCATGGTGTTCCAGCACTTCAACCTGTTTCCGCACATGACGGTGCTGGAGAACTGCATGCTGTCGCCGATGATCGTGCGCAGAAAGCCGCGCGCTGACGCCGAGGCAACCGCCCGGCGCTATCTGGAGAAGGTCCGCATTCCCGAACAGGCGATGAAGTTTCCCGGCCAGCTTTCCGGCGGCCAGCAGCAGCGGGTGGCGATCGCGCGGGCGCTGTGCATGCAGCCGCAGATCATGCTGTTCGACGAACCGACCTCGGCGCTCGATCCGGAAATGATTTCGGAAGTGCTCGACGTCATGGTGACGCTCGCCTCCGAAGGCATGACGATGATCTGCGTCACGCATGAGATGGGCTTTGCCCGAAGGGTCGCCGACCGGGTGGTCTTCATGGATGGCGGCGAGATCGTCGAGGAGGCGCCACCGGAAGAATTCTTCACAGCGTCCCGCAACGAGCGCACTCGACAATTCCTGTCGCAGGTGCTGGGTCATTGA
- a CDS encoding thiamine pyrophosphate-binding protein — MIRNGGRLLVECLIALGASKSFGVPGESYLAVLDALHDTEGKLDYVLCRNEGGAAFMASAYGKLTGSPGICFVTRGPGVTNASIGVHTAMQDSSPMILFVGQVGTDMKGREAFQEIDYRAVYGTVAKWAVEIDDVARLPEIVARAWTTALTGRPGPVVVALPEDMLTTLTEAAPLSGPAAIFEPAPSVDAMAAAFKLLAAAEKPVLLMGGANWTEAGRTALQAFAEASDIPVVAAFRYQDQFDNHSLAFVGEAGVGMVAHVKKLISDADVILAVNVRFGEMTTDGYTLLSVPQPRQKLIHVHGSDREIGKIYVPVIGIHAGPNAFAKALTPVKGTWAEWRAAARKAYEGTFAAPVQPGPVDMVAVSAWLRETLPADVILTNGAGNFTVWPNKFFKFGPQARLLAPQSGAMGYGLPAAVAAKVAFPERTVVCFAGDGDFQMNCQELGTAMQAGAQPIVLIINNGIYGTIRAHQERHYPARVSGTSLENPDFVALAKAYGFHAERVESTADFAAAFGRALSSTTGAVLDIAISPEALTPRQTLSQMREAALASQKAKA, encoded by the coding sequence ATGATCCGCAATGGCGGCCGCCTTCTTGTCGAATGCCTGATCGCTCTGGGCGCGAGCAAGAGCTTCGGCGTACCGGGTGAGAGCTACCTGGCCGTTCTCGATGCGCTGCATGACACAGAGGGAAAGCTGGACTATGTGCTGTGCCGCAATGAGGGCGGCGCGGCGTTCATGGCTTCCGCCTATGGCAAGCTGACGGGATCGCCGGGCATCTGCTTCGTGACGCGCGGCCCGGGCGTCACCAATGCCAGCATCGGCGTCCACACGGCCATGCAGGACAGTTCGCCGATGATCCTGTTCGTCGGCCAGGTCGGCACCGACATGAAGGGCCGCGAGGCTTTCCAGGAGATCGACTACCGGGCCGTTTACGGCACCGTCGCCAAATGGGCGGTCGAGATCGACGACGTCGCGCGCCTGCCGGAGATCGTCGCGCGGGCCTGGACCACCGCCTTGACCGGACGGCCTGGCCCCGTGGTGGTCGCGCTGCCGGAGGACATGCTGACCACGCTGACCGAAGCCGCTCCGCTCAGCGGGCCGGCAGCGATTTTCGAGCCGGCGCCGAGCGTGGATGCGATGGCTGCGGCATTCAAACTGCTAGCGGCTGCGGAAAAGCCGGTTCTGCTCATGGGCGGTGCCAACTGGACGGAGGCTGGACGTACGGCGCTGCAGGCTTTCGCCGAGGCGTCCGACATCCCGGTCGTGGCCGCCTTCCGCTATCAGGATCAGTTCGACAACCATTCGCTCGCCTTCGTCGGCGAGGCCGGTGTCGGCATGGTGGCGCATGTGAAGAAGCTGATCAGCGACGCCGATGTGATCCTGGCCGTCAATGTGCGCTTCGGCGAGATGACCACGGACGGCTATACGCTGCTGTCGGTGCCGCAGCCGCGCCAGAAGCTGATCCACGTCCATGGCTCCGACCGCGAGATCGGCAAGATCTATGTGCCTGTCATCGGCATCCATGCCGGCCCGAACGCCTTCGCCAAGGCTTTGACGCCGGTCAAGGGTACATGGGCGGAGTGGCGCGCGGCAGCGCGCAAGGCCTATGAAGGGACATTCGCGGCACCCGTCCAGCCGGGCCCGGTGGATATGGTGGCGGTCAGCGCCTGGCTGCGCGAGACCTTGCCCGCCGACGTCATCCTCACCAACGGTGCCGGCAATTTCACGGTATGGCCGAACAAGTTCTTCAAGTTCGGGCCACAGGCGCGGCTGCTCGCGCCGCAGTCCGGCGCCATGGGCTACGGCCTGCCGGCGGCGGTCGCGGCAAAAGTCGCGTTCCCGGAGCGCACCGTCGTCTGCTTTGCCGGCGACGGCGATTTCCAGATGAACTGCCAGGAACTCGGCACCGCCATGCAGGCGGGCGCGCAGCCGATCGTGCTGATCATCAACAACGGCATTTACGGCACCATCCGTGCGCATCAGGAGCGCCACTACCCGGCCCGCGTCTCCGGAACCTCGCTCGAAAACCCGGACTTCGTGGCGCTGGCGAAGGCCTATGGCTTCCATGCCGAGCGGGTCGAATCCACCGCGGATTTCGCCGCGGCCTTCGGGCGGGCACTCAGCTCGACGACCGGCGCCGTCCTCGACATCGCCATCTCGCCCGAAGCGCTGACGCCCCGGCAGACCCTCTCCCAGATGCGCGAAGCCGCGCTCGCTTCGCAGAAGGCCAAGGCATGA